In one Streptomyces sp. NBC_01288 genomic region, the following are encoded:
- a CDS encoding phosphatidate cytidylyltransferase yields the protein MNDSSWGAPPQAGYWGPSDQGPVQGADPAGPTYDAPEAQQTRPMPIVPDEPAYGGHQDDDRGAARLSGPLFRDETQQPPYDVRQSQPYDPRTQPSDTPQAQPYGAVPQNPEPMPDVPPPAPAPQKKSAGRDLGAAIGVGVGLAVVIIASLFVVKAAFVGVIAVAVVVGLWELTSRLQERKGIKAPLVPLAVGGAAMVVAGYVRGPEGAWVAMALTALAVLVWRMTEPPEGYLKDVTAGVFAAFYVPFLATFVALMLTADDGAWRVLTFLLLTVVSDTGAYAIGWRFGTHKLAPRISPGKTREGLFGAVSFAMVAGALCMQFLIDDGSWWQGLILGLAVAASATLGDLGESMIKRDLGIKDMGTLLPGHGGIMDRLDSLLPTAPVVWLLLVLFVGSG from the coding sequence ATGAACGACTCTTCCTGGGGGGCACCGCCACAAGCCGGGTACTGGGGGCCGTCCGACCAGGGGCCTGTCCAGGGGGCTGACCCGGCGGGTCCCACGTACGATGCGCCTGAGGCGCAGCAGACTCGCCCCATGCCCATCGTGCCCGACGAGCCCGCATACGGCGGACACCAGGATGACGACCGGGGGGCCGCTCGGCTGAGCGGCCCCTTGTTCCGCGACGAGACGCAGCAACCGCCGTACGACGTACGACAGTCGCAGCCGTACGACCCGCGGACGCAGCCCTCTGACACGCCGCAGGCTCAGCCCTACGGGGCGGTGCCGCAGAATCCGGAGCCCATGCCCGACGTCCCGCCACCGGCGCCCGCCCCGCAGAAGAAGAGCGCGGGCCGGGACCTGGGTGCGGCCATAGGGGTCGGCGTCGGGCTGGCCGTGGTGATCATCGCGTCCCTCTTCGTGGTGAAGGCCGCGTTCGTCGGAGTGATAGCGGTCGCCGTCGTGGTCGGACTGTGGGAGCTCACCTCGCGGCTCCAGGAGCGCAAGGGCATCAAGGCGCCCCTCGTGCCCCTGGCGGTCGGCGGCGCCGCGATGGTCGTCGCCGGTTACGTCCGGGGTCCCGAGGGCGCCTGGGTCGCCATGGCGCTCACCGCGCTCGCCGTCCTCGTCTGGCGGATGACGGAGCCGCCGGAGGGCTACCTCAAGGACGTCACGGCGGGCGTCTTCGCGGCGTTCTACGTGCCGTTCCTGGCCACGTTCGTCGCCCTGATGCTCACCGCCGACGACGGCGCCTGGCGGGTCCTGACGTTCCTGCTGCTGACCGTGGTCAGCGACACCGGGGCGTACGCCATCGGCTGGCGCTTCGGCACGCACAAGCTCGCCCCGCGCATCAGCCCCGGAAAGACCCGCGAGGGCCTGTTCGGGGCGGTGTCCTTCGCGATGGTGGCGGGCGCGCTGTGCATGCAGTTCCTGATCGACGACGGCAGCTGGTGGCAGGGCCTGATCCTGGGCCTCGCGGTCGCGGCCAGCGCCACGTTGGGCGACCTCGGCGAGTCCATGATCAAGCGCGACCTGGGCATCAAGGACATGGGCACGCTGCTGCCGGGCCACGGCGGCATCATGGACCGGCTGGACTCGCTGCTGCCGACCGCTCCGGTGGTGTGGCTGTTGCTGGTGCTGTTCGTCGGATCCGGCTGA
- a CDS encoding thiamine ABC transporter substrate-binding protein has product MHHTKTFVAAAVGLGLLTLSACGSSDSGSGGDSKTVTLVSHDSWAVSKSVLKDFEKQSGYTVKVLKDGDAGQAVNKAILTKDNPQGDVFFGVDNTLLSRALDNGLFQSYDAKGSDLVKPEYRVDQTKHRVTPIDTGDICVNYDKAYFTKRKLTPPTSFADLVKPEYKNLLVTENAATSSPGLGFLLGSAAQYGDDGWQAYWKKLKANGVKVVDGWEQAYDQEFSGSAGGKKAGGDRPLVVSYASSPPAEVIYADPKPTTAPTGVSYGTCFRQTEYAGLLSNAQNTKGGKAFLDFLLTKEFQQDMPLNMFVYPVIEGAQVPQEFVKYGRQAPDPETMAPAKIAADRDQWVKSWTSLVLK; this is encoded by the coding sequence GTGCACCACACCAAGACGTTCGTGGCCGCGGCCGTCGGCCTCGGGCTGCTCACGCTCTCCGCGTGCGGCTCGTCCGACAGCGGCAGCGGCGGCGACTCCAAGACCGTCACCCTCGTCAGCCACGACTCGTGGGCCGTCTCGAAGAGCGTCCTCAAGGACTTCGAGAAGCAGTCCGGCTACACGGTCAAGGTCCTCAAGGACGGCGACGCCGGCCAGGCCGTCAACAAGGCGATCCTGACCAAGGACAACCCCCAGGGCGACGTCTTCTTCGGCGTCGACAACACCCTGCTCTCCCGCGCGCTCGACAACGGCCTCTTCCAGTCCTACGACGCGAAGGGCTCCGACCTCGTCAAGCCCGAGTACCGCGTCGACCAGACCAAGCACCGGGTCACGCCCATCGACACCGGCGACATCTGCGTCAACTACGACAAGGCCTACTTCACCAAGCGCAAGCTGACCCCGCCGACGTCCTTCGCGGATCTGGTCAAGCCGGAGTACAAGAACCTCCTCGTCACCGAGAACGCCGCCACCTCCTCGCCCGGCCTCGGCTTCCTGCTCGGCAGCGCCGCGCAGTACGGCGACGACGGCTGGCAGGCGTACTGGAAGAAGCTCAAGGCGAATGGCGTGAAGGTCGTCGACGGCTGGGAGCAGGCCTACGACCAGGAGTTCTCCGGTTCCGCCGGCGGCAAGAAGGCGGGCGGCGACCGGCCCCTCGTCGTCTCGTACGCCTCCTCGCCGCCCGCCGAGGTCATCTACGCCGACCCGAAGCCGACCACCGCGCCCACCGGGGTGTCGTACGGCACCTGCTTCCGGCAGACCGAGTACGCGGGCCTGCTCAGCAACGCCCAGAACACCAAGGGCGGCAAGGCGTTCCTCGACTTCCTGCTCACCAAGGAGTTCCAGCAGGACATGCCGCTCAACATGTTCGTCTACCCGGTGATCGAAGGCGCCCAGGTGCCGCAGGAGTTCGTGAAGTACGGCCGCCAGGCCCCGGACCCCGAGACCATGGCGCCCGCGAAGATCGCCGCCGACCGGGACCAGTGGGTCAAGTCGTGGACCTCGCTCGTACTGAAGTAG
- the tsf gene encoding translation elongation factor Ts, whose protein sequence is MANYTAADVKKLRELTGAGMMDCKKALDEADGNVEKAVEALRIKGQKGVAKREGRSAENGAVVSVIADDNTSGVLVELKCETDFVAKGEKFQAVANQIAQHVAASAPADIEALLASEIEPGKTVQAFVDEANANLGEKIVLDRFAQYTDGYVSAYMHRTMPDLPPQIGVLVELDKPNAEAARGVAQHIAAFAPKYLAKDDVPAEVVESERRIAEEVTRAEGKPEAAIAKIVEGRVNGFFKDATLLGQPYALDPKKSVQKVLDEAGVTLKRFTRIKVGI, encoded by the coding sequence ATGGCGAACTACACCGCCGCCGACGTCAAGAAGCTCCGCGAGCTCACCGGCGCCGGCATGATGGACTGCAAGAAGGCGCTGGACGAGGCCGACGGCAACGTCGAGAAGGCCGTCGAGGCGCTCCGCATCAAGGGCCAGAAGGGCGTCGCCAAGCGCGAGGGCCGCTCCGCCGAGAACGGCGCCGTGGTCTCCGTCATCGCCGACGACAACACCTCCGGTGTCCTGGTCGAGCTGAAGTGCGAGACGGACTTCGTCGCCAAGGGCGAGAAGTTCCAGGCTGTCGCCAACCAGATCGCCCAGCACGTCGCCGCGAGTGCCCCGGCCGACATCGAGGCGCTGCTCGCGTCCGAGATCGAGCCCGGCAAGACCGTTCAGGCGTTCGTGGACGAGGCCAACGCGAACCTGGGCGAGAAGATCGTCCTGGACCGCTTCGCCCAGTACACCGACGGTTACGTCTCCGCGTACATGCACCGCACGATGCCCGACCTGCCCCCGCAGATCGGTGTCCTCGTCGAGCTGGACAAGCCGAACGCCGAGGCCGCCCGCGGTGTCGCCCAGCACATCGCCGCCTTCGCGCCGAAGTACCTGGCCAAGGACGACGTGCCGGCCGAGGTCGTCGAGTCCGAGCGCCGCATCGCCGAGGAGGTCACCCGCGCCGAGGGCAAGCCCGAGGCCGCGATCGCCAAGATCGTCGAGGGTCGCGTCAACGGCTTCTTCAAGGACGCGACGCTGCTCGGTCAGCCGTACGCGCTCGACCCCAAGAAGTCCGTCCAGAAGGTTCTGGACGAGGCGGGTGTCACCCTGAAGCGCTTCACGCGCATCAAGGTCGGCATCTGA
- a CDS encoding LAETG motif-containing sortase-dependent surface protein produces MSISRRSVRILGVASASAALALGFAGNALACNISEFSATATCDGANGVITVTDKDASAAEATITVFLENNGSDAKQIGEAQTVKGSAKGETVSFSEDWQPNATYRIHVKAGNQVDKDITPSLTTPSKACATDSPSPTPSESSPAPSDSATTPAESDTPTPSATESSSTAPATTTDNAPSPAAGSSNLAETGANSNTGMIAGIAGALVVVGGGAVYFGMRRRGANNGS; encoded by the coding sequence GTGTCCATATCTCGACGTTCCGTACGCATCCTCGGTGTCGCGTCCGCTTCGGCCGCGCTCGCGCTCGGATTCGCGGGCAACGCGCTCGCTTGCAACATCAGCGAGTTCTCCGCCACCGCCACTTGTGACGGCGCCAACGGTGTCATCACCGTCACCGACAAGGACGCCTCCGCTGCCGAGGCGACCATCACGGTGTTCCTGGAGAACAACGGTTCCGACGCCAAGCAGATCGGCGAGGCGCAGACCGTCAAGGGCTCGGCCAAGGGCGAAACCGTGTCCTTCTCCGAGGACTGGCAGCCGAACGCCACGTACCGCATCCACGTCAAGGCGGGCAACCAGGTCGACAAGGACATCACGCCGAGCCTGACCACCCCGTCCAAGGCCTGCGCGACGGACTCGCCCAGCCCGACCCCTAGCGAGTCCTCTCCGGCCCCCTCGGACTCCGCCACGACCCCGGCCGAGTCCGACACCCCGACCCCGTCGGCCACGGAGAGCAGCAGCACCGCTCCCGCGACGACGACCGACAACGCGCCGTCCCCGGCGGCCGGTTCCTCGAACCTCGCCGAGACCGGTGCCAACTCCAACACCGGCATGATCGCCGGTATCGCGGGCGCCCTCGTCGTCGTGGGCGGCGGAGCCGTCTACTTCGGCATGCGCCGTCGCGGTGCGAACAACGGCAGCTGA
- a CDS encoding VOC family protein, with amino-acid sequence MYQQMIFVNLAVNDAAASKKFFTELGFSINPQFSTDDTTCVVISETIITMLLEKKRYSDFTKKEIADSAKSSEVLLCLSAESREKVDELINKAVAAGGTANDDVQDQGFMYGRSFEDLDNHSWEVVWMDPAAVQG; translated from the coding sequence ATGTACCAGCAGATGATCTTCGTGAACCTGGCCGTGAACGACGCCGCCGCGTCGAAGAAGTTCTTCACCGAGCTCGGTTTCTCGATCAACCCGCAGTTCAGCACCGACGACACCACCTGTGTCGTGATCAGCGAGACGATCATCACGATGCTCCTCGAAAAGAAGCGCTACAGCGACTTCACGAAGAAGGAGATCGCCGACTCGGCCAAGTCCAGCGAGGTGCTGCTGTGTCTGAGCGCCGAGAGCCGCGAGAAGGTCGACGAGCTGATCAACAAGGCGGTCGCGGCGGGCGGCACCGCCAACGACGACGTCCAGGACCAGGGTTTCATGTACGGCCGCTCCTTCGAGGACCTCGACAACCACTCCTGGGAGGTCGTGTGGATGGACCCGGCGGCCGTCCAGGGCTGA
- a CDS encoding ABC transporter ATP-binding protein, which translates to MVAPPDNDVLWARALHFQHHDGTPALGGVSLGVREGEILAVTGPRGSGKTTLLRCLSGLERPGRGEVWFNSVPVHTMGPLTRERLRRDRFGWIDPAPVLVPELNVWENAALPLMLRGTSRRRAKTAALEWLDRLDIGDHARKRPHELRQAERQRVSIARALAPAPTVLFADEPTAPLHRADRAQVLRTLTTAARSHGITVVLATHEAETAALADRTVSLLDGRRVNTVHLPPVAESEGRAACSLSV; encoded by the coding sequence ATGGTGGCCCCGCCGGACAACGACGTGCTCTGGGCACGTGCCCTGCACTTCCAGCACCACGACGGAACGCCCGCGCTCGGGGGTGTCTCGCTCGGTGTCCGGGAGGGCGAGATCCTCGCCGTCACGGGCCCGCGCGGCAGCGGCAAGACGACCCTGCTGCGCTGCCTCTCCGGCCTGGAGCGCCCCGGCCGCGGCGAGGTCTGGTTCAACAGCGTGCCCGTGCACACGATGGGCCCGCTCACGCGGGAACGGCTGCGCCGCGACCGCTTCGGCTGGATCGACCCGGCCCCCGTGCTCGTCCCGGAGCTGAACGTCTGGGAGAACGCGGCCCTCCCCCTGATGCTGCGCGGCACCAGCCGCCGGCGCGCCAAGACCGCCGCCCTGGAGTGGCTGGACCGCCTCGACATCGGCGACCACGCCCGCAAACGCCCGCACGAACTGCGCCAGGCGGAGCGCCAGCGCGTCTCGATCGCCCGTGCGCTGGCCCCGGCGCCCACCGTCCTGTTCGCCGACGAGCCGACCGCCCCGCTGCACCGCGCGGACCGCGCCCAGGTTCTGCGCACGCTCACGACGGCCGCCCGCTCGCACGGCATCACGGTCGTCCTCGCGACCCACGAGGCGGAGACCGCGGCCCTCGCGGACCGCACGGTGTCACTCCTCGACGGACGCCGTGTGAACACGGTTCACCTCCCCCCGGTCGCCGAGTCGGAAGGCCGGGCCGCGTGCTCGCTCTCCGTCTGA
- the pyrH gene encoding UMP kinase yields the protein MTTKPQKSDDGKVRGRFMLKLSGEAFSGGGGLGVDPDVVHKIAREIAAVVRDGAEVAVVIGGGNFFRGAELQQRGMDRARSDYMGMLGTVMNCLALQDFLEKEGIDSRVQTAITMGQVAEPYIPLRAVRHLEKGRVVIFGAGMGMPYFSTDTTAAQRALEINAEALLMGKNGVDGVYDSDPKTNSEAVKFDSLSYGEVITQDLKVADMTAITLCRDNKLPILVFELLAEGNIARAVKGEKIGTLVGDQGSQG from the coding sequence ATGACCACCAAGCCCCAGAAGAGCGACGACGGCAAGGTACGCGGCCGGTTCATGCTGAAGCTGTCCGGAGAGGCCTTCTCCGGAGGCGGCGGCCTGGGCGTGGACCCCGACGTGGTGCACAAGATCGCCCGTGAGATCGCGGCCGTCGTCCGGGACGGCGCCGAGGTCGCCGTCGTCATCGGCGGCGGCAACTTCTTCCGCGGCGCCGAACTCCAGCAGCGCGGCATGGACCGCGCCCGCTCCGACTACATGGGCATGCTCGGCACGGTGATGAACTGCCTCGCCCTCCAGGACTTCCTGGAGAAGGAGGGCATCGACAGCCGCGTCCAGACCGCCATCACCATGGGCCAGGTCGCCGAGCCGTACATCCCGCTGCGCGCCGTGCGCCACCTGGAGAAGGGCCGCGTGGTCATCTTCGGCGCCGGTATGGGCATGCCCTACTTCTCCACCGACACCACCGCCGCCCAGCGCGCCCTGGAGATCAACGCCGAGGCGCTGCTGATGGGCAAGAACGGCGTGGACGGGGTCTACGACTCCGACCCGAAGACGAACTCCGAAGCCGTCAAGTTCGACTCGCTCAGCTACGGCGAGGTCATCACCCAGGATCTCAAGGTCGCGGACATGACCGCCATCACGCTGTGCCGCGACAACAAGCTTCCGATCCTGGTCTTCGAGCTTCTGGCGGAGGGCAATATCGCCCGCGCCGTCAAGGGTGAGAAGATCGGCACGCTTGTGGGTGACCAAGGCAGCCAGGGCTGA
- the frr gene encoding ribosome recycling factor encodes MIEETLLEAEEKMEKAVVVAKEDFAAIRTGRAHPAMFNKIVADYYGALTPINQLASFSVPEPRMAVVTPFDKTAMRNIEQAIRDSDLGVNPSNDGNIIRVTFPELTEERRKDYIKVARAKAEDSKVSIRAVRRKAKDALDKLVKDKESGEDEVRRAEKELDDTTAKYVAQVDELLKHKEAELLEV; translated from the coding sequence GTGATCGAAGAGACCCTCCTCGAGGCCGAGGAGAAGATGGAGAAGGCCGTCGTGGTCGCCAAGGAGGACTTCGCCGCGATCCGCACCGGCCGTGCGCACCCGGCGATGTTCAACAAGATCGTGGCCGACTACTACGGCGCGCTGACGCCGATCAACCAGCTGGCCTCGTTCTCCGTACCGGAGCCGCGGATGGCCGTGGTGACCCCGTTCGACAAGACCGCGATGCGGAACATCGAGCAGGCGATCCGCGACTCGGACCTGGGCGTCAATCCCAGCAACGACGGCAACATCATCCGGGTGACGTTCCCCGAGCTGACCGAGGAGCGCCGCAAGGACTACATCAAGGTCGCCCGGGCCAAGGCCGAGGACTCCAAGGTGTCCATCCGCGCCGTCCGCCGCAAGGCCAAGGACGCCCTGGACAAGCTCGTCAAGGACAAGGAGTCCGGCGAGGACGAGGTCCGTCGTGCGGAGAAGGAGCTCGACGACACCACGGCGAAGTACGTCGCCCAGGTGGACGAACTCCTCAAGCACAAGGAAGCGGAGCTGCTAGAGGTCTGA
- a CDS encoding LOG family protein, with the protein MQTSPAHAAHHDEREIETVEDFDATVSSRGTLAGHRVQGVDLTDRTRELLTTNTSGAVFLGCPMRDEAATKIRSDGALVFPPVPNLPFDPYRGRLYTPDELFASLDKGYDQTPDALAYAWFQRTKADGDIYASMLRAVHDDSISDALDELLRGARVVGVMGGHAMARGTAAYGGAARLGRELSRAGFTVATGGGPGAMEAANLGAYAAPYEDAMLEEACELLASSPSFSPSITDWAGAAFEVRTRWPKGNHSIGIPTWFYGHEPPNAFASHIAKYFANATREDGLLARSNAGVVFLPGAAGTVQEIFDNTTPNYYESRGEPTPMVLVDREHWTERLPAWPLLRALARERPMEARIALVDRIEEAPEALKRLTD; encoded by the coding sequence GTGCAGACGAGCCCGGCCCATGCGGCCCACCACGACGAACGCGAGATCGAGACGGTCGAGGACTTCGACGCGACCGTCTCGTCCCGCGGCACCCTCGCCGGACACCGCGTCCAGGGCGTCGATCTGACGGACCGTACGCGGGAGTTGCTCACCACGAACACCTCGGGCGCCGTCTTCCTCGGCTGCCCGATGCGCGACGAGGCGGCCACGAAGATCCGGTCCGACGGCGCCCTGGTCTTCCCGCCCGTCCCGAACCTCCCGTTCGACCCCTACCGCGGGCGTCTCTACACGCCGGACGAGCTGTTCGCCTCGCTCGACAAGGGATACGACCAGACGCCGGACGCGCTCGCGTACGCCTGGTTCCAGCGGACCAAGGCCGACGGCGACATATACGCCTCGATGCTGCGCGCCGTCCACGACGACTCCATCTCCGACGCCCTCGACGAACTCCTGCGCGGCGCACGGGTGGTGGGCGTCATGGGCGGCCACGCGATGGCACGCGGGACGGCGGCCTACGGCGGAGCCGCGCGCCTGGGCCGTGAGCTGAGCCGCGCCGGCTTCACGGTGGCGACGGGTGGCGGACCCGGCGCGATGGAGGCGGCCAACCTGGGCGCGTACGCGGCGCCGTACGAGGACGCCATGCTGGAGGAGGCGTGCGAACTCCTCGCCTCCTCCCCGTCGTTCAGCCCCTCCATCACCGACTGGGCGGGAGCCGCCTTCGAGGTCCGCACCCGCTGGCCGAAGGGCAACCACTCGATCGGCATCCCGACGTGGTTCTACGGCCACGAACCGCCGAACGCCTTCGCCTCGCACATCGCCAAGTACTTCGCCAACGCCACGCGCGAGGACGGCCTGTTGGCCCGCTCGAACGCGGGGGTGGTGTTTCTGCCGGGCGCGGCCGGAACCGTACAGGAGATCTTCGACAACACGACGCCGAACTACTACGAGTCGCGCGGCGAGCCCACCCCGATGGTGCTCGTGGACCGGGAGCACTGGACGGAGCGGCTGCCGGCCTGGCCGCTCCTGCGTGCACTTGCCCGGGAACGGCCAATGGAGGCCCGTATCGCCCTCGTTGACCGGATCGAGGAGGCTCCGGAGGCACTGAAACGTCTCACAGATTAA
- the rlmN gene encoding 23S rRNA (adenine(2503)-C(2))-methyltransferase RlmN — protein sequence MPKPGELTFVAPRGAQKPPRHLADLTPAERKEAVAAIGEKPFRAKQLSQHYFARFAHDPAEWTDIPAGSRAKLQEALLPELMTVVRHLSTDQETTRKTLWRLFDGTLVESVLMRYPDRVTMCISSQAGCGMNCPFCATGQAGLDRNLSTGEIVHQIVDGMRALRDGEIPGGPARLSNIVFMGMGEPLANYKRVVQSIRALTDPEPDGLGLSQRGITVSTVGLVPAIHRFSDEGFKCRLAISLHAPDDDLRDTLVPVNTRWKVREVLDAGWEYAAKSGRRLSIEYALIRDINDQAWRGDRLGRLLKGKPVHVNLIPLNPTPGSKWTASRPEDEKAFVEAIAAHGVPVTVRDTRGQEIDGACGQLAATER from the coding sequence ATGCCTAAGCCCGGAGAACTCACATTCGTCGCCCCCCGCGGAGCCCAGAAGCCGCCGCGGCACCTTGCCGATCTCACGCCCGCCGAGCGCAAGGAAGCCGTCGCCGCGATCGGGGAGAAGCCGTTTCGCGCCAAGCAGCTCTCGCAGCACTACTTCGCGCGGTTCGCGCACGACCCGGCGGAGTGGACCGACATCCCCGCCGGTTCGCGCGCCAAGCTGCAAGAGGCGCTGCTTCCTGAGCTGATGACCGTCGTACGGCATCTGTCGACCGACCAGGAGACCACCCGCAAGACGCTGTGGCGGCTGTTCGACGGGACGCTCGTCGAGTCGGTGCTGATGCGGTACCCCGACCGGGTCACCATGTGCATCAGCTCGCAGGCGGGGTGCGGGATGAACTGCCCGTTCTGCGCGACCGGACAGGCCGGCCTGGACCGCAATCTGTCGACCGGTGAGATCGTGCACCAGATCGTCGACGGGATGCGGGCGTTGCGGGACGGGGAGATCCCCGGTGGTCCCGCGCGGCTCTCCAACATCGTCTTCATGGGCATGGGCGAGCCCCTCGCCAACTACAAGAGGGTCGTCCAGTCCATCCGCGCCCTCACCGACCCCGAGCCGGACGGCCTCGGCCTCTCGCAGCGCGGGATCACCGTCTCGACGGTCGGACTGGTCCCGGCGATCCACCGCTTCTCCGACGAGGGCTTCAAGTGCCGGCTCGCGATCTCGCTGCACGCCCCTGACGACGACCTGCGCGACACCCTGGTCCCCGTGAACACGCGGTGGAAGGTGCGCGAGGTCCTCGACGCGGGCTGGGAGTACGCGGCGAAGTCGGGACGCCGGCTGTCCATCGAGTACGCGCTGATCCGCGACATCAACGACCAGGCGTGGCGCGGCGACCGGCTCGGCCGCCTCCTCAAGGGCAAGCCCGTGCACGTCAACCTCATCCCGCTGAACCCGACGCCGGGCTCGAAGTGGACCGCCTCCCGCCCCGAGGACGAGAAGGCGTTCGTCGAGGCCATCGCGGCCCACGGGGTGCCGGTCACCGTCCGGGACACCCGGGGCCAGGAGATCGACGGAGCGTGCGGCCAGCTCGCCGCGACCGAGCGGTAG
- a CDS encoding ABC transporter permease produces the protein MALPVVFFAVFFAYPVAAIVARGLKVGGAWQLGRIWDVLAQSDIRHVLWFTTWQALASTALTLMVALPGAYVFARFDFPGRHVLRAVVTVPFVLPTVVVGTAFLALVGRGGLLDDLWGVRLDTTVWAILLAHVFFNYAVVVRTVGGLWAQLDPRQEEAARMLGASRLRAWRRVTLPALGPAVAAAALMVFLFTFTSFGVVQILGGPTFSTLEVEIYRQTSEVFDLSTAAVLTIVQFVAVGAILAVHAWTVRRRESVLRLVDPSVTARRPRGAGQWTLLAGVVASIAVLLLLPLAVLVQRSLDTPDFGYYRALTHDDGGTFLVPPIAAIGNSLEYAVAATAIAVVIGGLAAAALTRRDAGRLVRGFDALLMLPLGVSAVTVGFGFLISLDKPPVDLRSSWILVPLAQALVGVPFVVRTMLPVLRAVDGRLREAAAVLGASPWRVWREVDLPLVRRALLIAAGFAFAVSLGEFGATVFIARPDNPTLPVAVARLLSRPGDLNYGQAMALSTILMVVCAVALLVLERLRTDRTGEF, from the coding sequence ATGGCCCTGCCTGTCGTGTTCTTCGCGGTGTTCTTCGCCTACCCCGTCGCCGCGATCGTCGCGCGCGGTCTCAAGGTCGGCGGCGCCTGGCAGTTGGGCCGTATCTGGGACGTGCTGGCCCAGTCCGACATCCGGCACGTGCTGTGGTTCACCACCTGGCAGGCGCTCGCGTCCACCGCGCTCACGCTGATGGTCGCGCTCCCCGGCGCGTACGTCTTCGCGCGCTTCGACTTCCCGGGACGGCACGTCCTGCGGGCCGTCGTGACGGTCCCCTTTGTGCTGCCCACGGTCGTCGTCGGTACGGCGTTCCTCGCGCTCGTCGGCCGGGGCGGACTCCTGGACGACCTGTGGGGCGTACGGCTGGACACCACCGTGTGGGCCATCCTGCTCGCGCACGTCTTCTTCAACTACGCGGTCGTCGTACGGACGGTGGGCGGCCTCTGGGCCCAGCTCGACCCGCGGCAGGAGGAGGCCGCGCGGATGCTGGGCGCCTCCCGGCTCCGGGCCTGGCGGAGGGTGACGCTGCCCGCGCTCGGGCCCGCCGTGGCCGCCGCCGCGCTGATGGTCTTCCTCTTCACCTTCACGTCCTTCGGCGTGGTCCAGATCCTCGGCGGCCCGACCTTCTCGACCCTCGAAGTGGAGATCTACCGCCAGACTTCGGAGGTCTTCGACCTGTCCACGGCGGCCGTGCTGACGATCGTCCAGTTCGTCGCCGTCGGCGCGATCCTCGCCGTGCACGCCTGGACGGTACGGCGCCGGGAGAGCGTCCTACGGCTCGTGGACCCGTCGGTGACCGCACGGCGCCCGCGCGGGGCCGGCCAGTGGACCCTGCTGGCCGGAGTCGTCGCGTCCATCGCCGTGCTGCTTCTGCTGCCGCTCGCCGTGCTGGTCCAACGGTCGCTCGACACACCGGACTTCGGCTACTACCGGGCGCTGACCCACGACGACGGCGGCACCTTCCTGGTCCCGCCGATCGCCGCGATCGGCAACTCGCTGGAGTACGCCGTCGCCGCCACCGCCATCGCCGTGGTGATCGGCGGTCTCGCCGCCGCGGCCCTCACCCGGCGCGACGCCGGACGACTGGTGCGGGGCTTCGACGCGCTGCTGATGCTGCCGCTCGGGGTGTCGGCGGTGACCGTCGGCTTCGGGTTCCTGATCTCGCTCGACAAACCCCCGGTGGATCTGCGGAGTTCATGGATCCTGGTGCCGCTCGCGCAGGCGCTGGTCGGCGTGCCCTTCGTCGTACGGACGATGCTGCCCGTGCTGCGGGCGGTGGACGGGCGGCTCCGGGAGGCGGCGGCCGTGCTCGGGGCGTCGCCGTGGCGGGTCTGGCGCGAGGTCGATCTGCCGCTCGTACGGCGGGCGTTGCTGATCGCCGCCGGGTTCGCGTTCGCGGTGTCGCTGGGGGAGTTCGGGGCGACCGTGTTCATCGCGCGGCCCGACAACCCGACGCTGCCGGTCGCGGTGGCCCGGCTGCTGTCCCGGCCCGGTGATCTCAACTACGGCCAGGCGATGGCCCTTTCGACGATTCTGATGGTGGTGTGCGCGGTGGCCCTGCTGGTCCTTGAGCGGCTGCGCACCGACCGGACCGGGGAGTTCTAG